The sequence AGTAATTGATACAATAAATGACGATAATCCTATACTAGTAAGCAAAAATAAAATTACTAGCTTTAAAAAATGGCTTGACAAATAGTTTTTTTTAAAAAACAAATTTATTTTTTTACAATGGTAATTTTTCTTTCATTTTTTCAACGATATTAAAAGCTGCTGGACAAATTGCTACATTTTTTAAAGTTAAATCAGAAATTTGTTGAAACTTCTTTCTATCAGTATGAGGAAATTCACGACATGCTTTAGGTCGCACATCATAAATAAAACATTTATTCTCATTATCTAAAAAAGTACAAGGTACACTTTGCAAAACATAATCATTATCTTCATCTACCATTAAATATTGTTCAATAAACTGCTGTGGTTTCTGTCTTAAACTTTTAGAAATTCTTTCAATATCTGCAGAAGTAAATAATGGCCCCGTAGTTTTGCAACAATTAGCACATTCTAAACAATCCGTTTTCTTAAATTCGGCCTCATGCAAATCTTGCATTATATAATCTAAATTCTTTGGCGTACGTTTTTTTAGCTTATCGAAATATTTTTTATTTTCGTTATGCGTATCTTTGGCTAGTTTTCCGAGTTCGTTTAGTGGTGGTTTCAACATTAGATTTTGTTTCTACCACAAAATTAAACAACTTAGAAGATAAACCATTAAAAAAGAGGAAAGATTACTTTATTCCTAACAACAAAGACATGAAAGACCTTTTTGGAAAAGCCATTTTAGATTATCAGACCAATAATAATCCAGAAAATTTAATTACAGAAACCACAATTAGCGATGCCGATGAAATGAGTGTAGCTTATTTGTTTAGGGAATATAACGAAATGCCTAAGCTAGAAAAAAAAGCATTACAATTAGCTAAAGGAAAAGTTTTAGATGTAGGGTGCGGAGCTGGAAGCCATTCTTTATATCTTCAAAATAAAAAAAATACTGAAGTAACGTCTATAGATATTTCTACAAACGCTATTAGTGCTTGTAAATTGAGAGGTTTAAAAAATGTAGCGGTTGAAAATGTTTTAAATTATTCTTCAGAAAACAAATTTGACACCATTTTATTATTAATGAATGGAACAGGAATTTTTGAAAAAATAAACAAAATTAGCGAATACCTTAAAAAACTAAAGTCATTATTAAATAACAAAGGACAGATATTAATTGATTCATCAGACATTATTTATATGTTTGATCAAGATGATGAAGGTGCGTATGAAATCCCTGCAAATGGTTATTATGGTGAGTTACAATTTGACATTTCTTATAAAGGAGAAAAAGAAACCTCTTTTGACTGGCTATATTTAGATTACAACACACTACAAAACGCTGCGCATGCAAATGGTTTACAATGCGAATTAATCCTAGAAGGAGAACATTATGATTATTTGGCAAAACTAAGTTTATAGAAAAAATCCCGAATTCAAAAATAGAATTCGGGATTTTTTTTCATTATGAGCATATATTATTATTGCATATATTTCATCATAATACCTTGCAGTTCAACTCCCCATTCTTGACCAGCTACCATATTTTTTTTAGTTAACTCACCTGACTTCTCAGTTATTTTTTTACCAACAGGAGAATTATAAAACTTCAACATTTCTTTTATTTCAGCATGAGTATAAGTTTCCATGTAAACCTTTGCCATTTTATCGTATAAAGATGGTAAGGAAGCATCAAAATCTTTAGAAAACTCTACTCTCTTAGTTTCAGGTATACTTTGCATAACTTGATCTTTTGCTAATTCCATTTGTGCAGCAGAACCAGAAGCTTTTAACACTTTTAAAACATCTTCTTTAAAAGCATCTTGTGCCATTCCTAATTGAGCAATAAGCATTATCGCTACTGCTAAAAATAATTTTTTCATAATTAATTTAGTTTATAGTTTTTAAGGTATATTCAGATATTTGTGTGTTTGCAAAGAGATTCTCCATTTTGGATTATTCATTACATAGTCAATAATTAAAGGAGTCATTTCTTCTTTCTTACTCCATTCTGGTTGCAAAAACAAAATAGCATTTTTATTTGTTTTGGCTGCTTGCTCTTCTGCGAATTGAAAATCGTGTTTATTATAAACAATCACTTTTAATTCATTTGCAATATCATAAGCGCTTTGAACAGGTAATTTCATTTTTTTTGGAGACAAACAAAACCAATCCCAATTTCCTGTAACCGAATAAGCCCCCGAAGTTTCAATATGAACTTTCATTCCAGCCTGTTTCAACTTAGCTGTAATTAAAGACATGTCCCATGTTAATGGTTCTCCTCCAGTTATCACAACAGTTTCAGCATATTTCTTTGCATTAGCTACAATAACATCTGTAGCAGTTGGAGGATGTAAATCTGCATTCCAACTTTCTTTAACATCGCACCAATGACAACCTACATCGCAACCACCTATTCTTATAAAATAAGCTGCTGTTCCTGTATGAAACCCTTCTCCTTGAATAGTATAAAACTCTTCCATTAAAGGCAACATTTCGCCTTTATCCACTGCTAATTGAACTTCTTTTTGTAACATACTTGAAAATAAAATAGTCTGTAAAGATACGACAACCAACTTAGAACTCAGAAATTAGAACTCAGAAAATTAAAAAAATTAAAAAGAATACTTGAGATTCTAAATATTGAAGTTGAAGTTGATTTTTGAAATTCGAATTTATTTTTATTACTTTTGAGTTCAAATCATACGTAAAATGAGCAAAACAGAAGCATTTAGTAAACATATAGCAGAAGGATATACTTGTAAGGGAGATTTTATAACACTTGGTGGCGCTATATTAGATGGAGAACCCGTTCCAAACACTCATGTAAACATTCCTTTAAAAACTTTAAATCGTCATGGTTTAATTGCTGGTGCTACGGGTACTGGAAAGACGAAAACCATACAGGTTTTATCTGAACAATTATCGCAAAATGGAATTCCAGTATTAATGATGGACATTAAA is a genomic window of Flavobacterium jumunjinense containing:
- a CDS encoding YkgJ family cysteine cluster protein encodes the protein MKPPLNELGKLAKDTHNENKKYFDKLKKRTPKNLDYIMQDLHEAEFKKTDCLECANCCKTTGPLFTSADIERISKSLRQKPQQFIEQYLMVDEDNDYVLQSVPCTFLDNENKCFIYDVRPKACREFPHTDRKKFQQISDLTLKNVAICPAAFNIVEKMKEKLPL
- a CDS encoding class I SAM-dependent methyltransferase, with translation MKDLFGKAILDYQTNNNPENLITETTISDADEMSVAYLFREYNEMPKLEKKALQLAKGKVLDVGCGAGSHSLYLQNKKNTEVTSIDISTNAISACKLRGLKNVAVENVLNYSSENKFDTILLLMNGTGIFEKINKISEYLKKLKSLLNNKGQILIDSSDIIYMFDQDDEGAYEIPANGYYGELQFDISYKGEKETSFDWLYLDYNTLQNAAHANGLQCELILEGEHYDYLAKLSL
- a CDS encoding DUF2059 domain-containing protein translates to MKKLFLAVAIMLIAQLGMAQDAFKEDVLKVLKASGSAAQMELAKDQVMQSIPETKRVEFSKDFDASLPSLYDKMAKVYMETYTHAEIKEMLKFYNSPVGKKITEKSGELTKKNMVAGQEWGVELQGIMMKYMQ
- a CDS encoding 7-carboxy-7-deazaguanine synthase QueE; the encoded protein is MLQKEVQLAVDKGEMLPLMEEFYTIQGEGFHTGTAAYFIRIGGCDVGCHWCDVKESWNADLHPPTATDVIVANAKKYAETVVITGGEPLTWDMSLITAKLKQAGMKVHIETSGAYSVTGNWDWFCLSPKKMKLPVQSAYDIANELKVIVYNKHDFQFAEEQAAKTNKNAILFLQPEWSKKEEMTPLIIDYVMNNPKWRISLQTHKYLNIP